The proteins below are encoded in one region of Flavobacterium nackdongense:
- a CDS encoding TlpA family protein disulfide reductase, translated as MKKTANFLLIILAFLPAVGFSQSTTVDLQKSEILKGLRIETKQDSIAPSMKLDGSVPIYDQNGTKIGGMEVIKAMQSGSGIPVRYLNDKKEVMAYVLRPTTEEEKIKLQAKLKSKQEDNSKTAKPFTVQDMDGKSYSLNELKGKIVVLNFWFVECMPCRKEIPELNALVKKYTNENIVFLAISTSEKSKILKFRTKTDFKYTIIPKEGNNKVIEDYAINSYPTHIIIDKESKVKFYAVGLNDQTIASLTKEIDSLLK; from the coding sequence ATGAAAAAAACTGCAAACTTTCTTTTAATTATTCTTGCATTTTTACCTGCTGTTGGTTTTTCGCAATCGACAACAGTCGATCTCCAAAAGTCAGAAATATTAAAAGGATTAAGGATCGAAACTAAACAAGATAGTATTGCTCCGTCGATGAAACTAGATGGTTCTGTTCCAATATATGATCAAAATGGTACAAAAATTGGCGGAATGGAAGTAATAAAAGCTATGCAAAGCGGAAGCGGCATTCCTGTTCGTTATTTAAATGATAAAAAAGAAGTTATGGCTTATGTTTTAAGGCCAACAACTGAAGAAGAGAAAATAAAATTGCAAGCAAAATTAAAATCCAAACAAGAAGACAACTCTAAAACTGCAAAGCCCTTTACTGTTCAGGATATGGATGGAAAATCATATTCATTGAATGAATTGAAAGGAAAGATTGTAGTATTAAATTTTTGGTTTGTAGAATGTATGCCTTGCAGAAAAGAAATACCAGAGCTTAATGCATTGGTGAAAAAATACACAAACGAGAATATCGTTTTTTTAGCCATTTCAACTAGCGAAAAATCTAAAATCCTAAAATTTCGCACTAAAACTGATTTTAAGTATACGATTATTCCCAAAGAGGGAAATAATAAAGTAATCGAAGATTATGCTATAAATTCATACCCTACACATATCATAATTGACAAAGAGTCTAAAGTTAAGTTTTATGCCGTTGGGCTAAATGACCAAACCATTGCATCATTAACAAAGGAAATAGATTCTTTACTTAAATAA
- a CDS encoding endo-1,4-beta-xylanase has translation MKSKYLILIFLLSSSFSLLFAQEFPMGGENLILSEKLKNTKVDNEFGKIEMANAENTLALTATTIKQPKFVYNLSIRFPLQTRNIVPDQPLLLTFQARTLESSKETAEAKVAWIFRQAESSAPKDVIEKAVSLSSKWQTYYLPFKALKTSNATDILAMHFGFTPQKFEIKNIQLLLYPVGFDFAKLPKTKITYAGMASNSKWRIEAEKRIEAIRKGNFSLSVNFKGKPIKNASISIQQKKHYFRFGTAVSTVDINTNPKYLETVEKLFNTVVFENDLKAKAWSIVNKQPATIDAINTLKSDEILVKGHALLWPGFQYLPEVYFENKNNPDKIKQLIDSHFKSILSQTKGKISHWDVVNEAYTNKDISTIFGSNEILFEAFRKAKSFDPNAKRYINEYGILSGGGINITKQDWYFNFIKEIDSKTNGAIDGLGMQSHIGTDLTPPTTVIEVLNRFSTLNKEIAISEFSIDILDDDDLRAQYTRDFMITAFSIPAVKEYLFWGFYAPRHPKAALVDENYSLTKMGKAYRDLVFDTWNTKWEGKTNEKGEMVHRGFYGDYEYSVQYEGKEYKGTFALMPNDLTAIKINLK, from the coding sequence ATGAAATCAAAATATCTAATTCTAATTTTTCTTTTAAGTAGTAGTTTTTCGCTTCTATTTGCACAGGAATTCCCGATGGGTGGTGAAAACTTGATACTCAGTGAAAAATTAAAAAACACAAAAGTGGACAATGAATTTGGGAAAATTGAGATGGCAAATGCTGAAAATACTTTGGCACTCACGGCAACTACCATCAAACAACCTAAATTTGTTTATAATTTAAGCATACGGTTTCCTTTGCAAACCAGAAATATTGTGCCCGATCAACCATTATTATTGACATTCCAAGCCAGGACATTGGAATCAAGTAAAGAAACTGCCGAGGCAAAAGTCGCTTGGATTTTTAGACAAGCTGAATCCTCCGCGCCAAAAGATGTTATTGAAAAAGCAGTGAGTTTATCCTCGAAATGGCAAACCTATTATTTGCCTTTTAAGGCCTTGAAAACAAGTAATGCAACGGATATTCTCGCTATGCATTTCGGATTTACACCTCAAAAATTCGAAATCAAAAATATCCAATTACTCTTGTATCCTGTTGGTTTTGATTTTGCTAAACTTCCTAAAACAAAAATTACCTACGCTGGAATGGCTTCAAATTCAAAATGGCGCATCGAAGCCGAAAAACGCATTGAAGCAATTAGAAAAGGTAATTTTTCGCTGTCCGTTAACTTTAAAGGAAAACCGATAAAAAATGCTAGTATTTCTATTCAACAAAAAAAACATTATTTCCGGTTTGGTACCGCCGTTTCAACAGTAGATATCAACACCAATCCAAAATACCTAGAAACAGTCGAAAAGCTATTCAATACTGTAGTTTTCGAAAATGATTTAAAAGCAAAAGCTTGGTCGATTGTAAACAAGCAACCGGCAACGATTGACGCCATAAATACTTTAAAATCAGATGAAATTCTGGTAAAAGGTCACGCCTTGTTATGGCCAGGATTTCAATATTTGCCTGAGGTCTATTTTGAAAATAAAAACAATCCAGACAAAATAAAACAATTGATAGACAGTCATTTCAAAAGTATTCTTTCGCAGACCAAAGGTAAAATTTCCCATTGGGATGTTGTAAACGAAGCGTATACCAACAAAGATATTTCCACTATTTTTGGTTCCAATGAAATTTTGTTTGAAGCTTTTAGAAAAGCAAAATCATTCGACCCCAATGCCAAAAGGTACATCAACGAATACGGCATTTTGAGTGGCGGCGGCATCAATATAACCAAACAAGATTGGTATTTTAATTTTATCAAAGAGATTGATTCAAAAACCAACGGAGCTATTGATGGTTTAGGAATGCAAAGCCATATCGGAACCGATTTGACTCCTCCCACAACGGTTATTGAGGTTTTAAACCGATTTAGCACATTGAATAAAGAGATTGCTATTTCGGAGTTTTCTATAGATATTTTAGACGATGATGACTTGCGTGCCCAATATACGCGCGACTTTATGATTACGGCTTTTAGCATACCCGCCGTTAAAGAATATTTGTTTTGGGGATTTTATGCTCCAAGACACCCAAAAGCGGCTTTAGTTGATGAAAATTATTCTTTAACCAAAATGGGGAAAGCTTATCGGGATTTAGTTTTTGATACTTGGAATACAAAATGGGAAGGTAAAACCAATGAAAAAGGGGAAATGGTCCACAGAGGTTTTTATGGTGATTACGAATACAGTGTCCAATATGAAGGCAAGGAATATAAAGGAACTTTCGCTCTTATGCCGAATGACCTTACTGCTATAAAAATCAATTTGAAATGA
- a CDS encoding endo-1,4-beta-xylanase: MRNSTICFLLAVSLLFYSCDAKKGVVKEPSNPTEAKQKQFYNVPNKLLIGATLGYEELNTVKEKLYLKDFKYLTPANEAKQTRIHPQPNVWNWKQIDEFIQFANQNNLVVRLHGPISPQASKWAKEDFRTPKELASNLEEFATAFALHFNNEPVVKYMDVVNETILADGSWFGPKPGTDEWENPWLKIGLDENGYPLYILKAFEIATKNAPNIKLVYNQNVGMESPMWNQVKKTVLYLRSKGYRVDGIGWQAHLLLGAKREDFVDNTDATMAKLGELIDWAHQNNLTFHVTELDYLVKNKKDLESERQIQKRVYQKLIEVLAEKSKNGVVTLNLWNIGERFKKGTGYFQSIYDAKYNPTPAYSVLKEAIDINK; this comes from the coding sequence ATGAGAAATAGTACTATTTGTTTTCTGCTAGCTGTTTCCCTATTATTTTATTCTTGTGATGCTAAAAAAGGAGTAGTAAAAGAACCCTCAAACCCTACTGAAGCAAAGCAAAAACAGTTTTATAATGTACCCAATAAATTACTTATTGGTGCTACTTTAGGTTATGAGGAACTGAATACGGTAAAAGAAAAACTGTATTTAAAAGATTTTAAATACCTCACGCCGGCCAACGAAGCGAAACAAACCCGAATTCACCCTCAACCCAATGTGTGGAATTGGAAGCAAATCGATGAATTTATACAATTTGCCAACCAAAACAATCTGGTAGTACGACTCCACGGGCCAATTAGTCCACAAGCTTCCAAATGGGCAAAAGAAGATTTCAGAACCCCCAAGGAATTAGCTTCCAATTTAGAGGAATTTGCCACTGCCTTTGCATTGCATTTTAATAATGAACCTGTGGTGAAATATATGGACGTGGTCAACGAAACGATTCTTGCCGACGGTAGTTGGTTTGGACCAAAACCAGGTACGGATGAATGGGAAAATCCTTGGTTGAAAATAGGTTTAGACGAAAATGGATATCCTTTGTATATTTTGAAAGCCTTTGAAATTGCCACCAAAAATGCGCCAAATATAAAGTTAGTGTACAATCAAAATGTGGGTATGGAATCCCCGATGTGGAATCAGGTCAAGAAAACGGTTTTATACCTTCGTTCCAAAGGCTATCGTGTGGATGGAATTGGCTGGCAAGCTCATTTGCTGCTAGGAGCCAAACGAGAAGATTTTGTTGATAATACGGATGCGACTATGGCCAAATTGGGAGAACTTATCGATTGGGCACATCAAAACAATTTGACTTTTCACGTCACTGAATTAGATTATTTAGTAAAAAACAAAAAGGATTTAGAATCGGAACGACAAATCCAAAAACGAGTGTATCAAAAATTAATTGAGGTGCTAGCAGAAAAAAGTAAAAATGGAGTCGTAACTTTAAACCTTTGGAATATTGGAGAGCGGTTCAAAAAAGGAACAGGATACTTTCAGTCGATCTATGATGCGAAATACAATCCAACTCCAGCGTATAGTGTCCTCAAAGAAGCAATAGATATAAATAAATAA
- a CDS encoding sulfatase, translating into MKNIIFKFTLAFTIALMANNVQAQTKPNILFVIVDDFGYHDISANGSKIYQTPNIDKLASTSASFVNSYACYPRCVPSRSGILSGKYPVNEDNGNLGQIADDKNFIKQFKSAGYASFYVGKWHLGSEESSPKGFGFDQSFAAGEAGATGEQFYPFNKDRVKGEKGEKAAVEDVEEYAKPGDFLTDVLTKRTIEYIKTNKSGQPFVGVLAYYAVHTPIEAKPEDIARNKKEIDAFDYGTNPDYIAEGNGQTHMRQNDPIYAGLVENVDENIGKLIQTLKDQGVYDNTIIVLTSDHGGLSTRGKNNRIVPTSNAPLRAGKGWLYEGGVRVPLIVHLPKTTKPTLDKESIVMGMDIFPTLTDIALNKQISGIDGKSFKNVLLKKENWNQRTVYWNSYKARPTQTGDDKTSAIRVGDYKLLHFIETDKVQLYDIKKDVGEKNDLAATMPDKKQEMLKMLNQWKSEHKIAMKPNHKEKAELTPEQEAKKAERKANKKN; encoded by the coding sequence ATGAAAAACATAATTTTTAAATTTACACTGGCTTTTACAATTGCTTTAATGGCAAATAATGTGCAAGCCCAAACCAAACCCAATATTCTATTTGTTATCGTGGATGATTTCGGTTATCACGATATCAGCGCCAATGGTTCTAAAATTTATCAAACTCCCAATATTGACAAACTCGCAAGCACTTCTGCTTCGTTTGTGAATTCCTATGCTTGTTACCCTCGCTGCGTTCCTTCAAGATCTGGCATTCTGTCTGGGAAATACCCCGTAAATGAGGATAATGGAAATTTAGGACAAATTGCCGACGATAAAAACTTCATCAAACAATTTAAATCCGCGGGTTACGCATCATTTTACGTAGGTAAATGGCATTTAGGTTCGGAGGAAAGCAGTCCAAAAGGTTTTGGGTTTGATCAATCTTTTGCTGCGGGAGAAGCAGGTGCGACAGGCGAACAATTCTATCCTTTCAATAAAGACCGTGTAAAAGGGGAAAAAGGCGAAAAAGCCGCTGTTGAAGACGTAGAGGAATATGCCAAACCAGGTGATTTCTTGACTGATGTTTTAACAAAAAGAACCATAGAATATATCAAAACCAATAAATCCGGCCAACCATTCGTGGGCGTTTTGGCTTATTATGCGGTGCATACCCCAATCGAAGCCAAACCAGAAGACATTGCCCGAAATAAGAAGGAAATAGACGCTTTTGATTATGGTACAAACCCTGATTATATTGCTGAAGGCAACGGTCAAACCCATATGCGACAAAATGATCCAATCTATGCGGGATTAGTTGAGAATGTTGACGAAAATATTGGCAAATTAATTCAAACTTTAAAGGATCAAGGAGTATATGATAACACCATCATTGTCCTTACATCTGACCACGGGGGATTATCGACACGAGGGAAAAACAATCGTATTGTTCCAACTTCAAATGCTCCTCTCCGAGCTGGAAAAGGTTGGTTGTATGAAGGCGGAGTTCGAGTTCCATTGATAGTGCATTTGCCCAAAACCACAAAACCTACTCTTGACAAAGAATCGATCGTAATGGGAATGGATATTTTTCCAACTTTGACCGATATTGCTTTGAATAAACAGATTTCGGGTATCGATGGAAAAAGTTTTAAGAATGTGCTCTTGAAAAAAGAAAATTGGAACCAAAGAACAGTCTATTGGAATTCCTATAAAGCCAGGCCTACACAGACAGGGGATGATAAAACATCGGCTATTCGGGTGGGTGATTATAAATTACTTCATTTTATAGAAACCGACAAAGTGCAATTGTACGATATCAAAAAAGATGTTGGAGAAAAAAATGATTTAGCTGCTACAATGCCCGATAAAAAACAAGAAATGCTAAAAATGCTAAACCAATGGAAATCGGAACATAAAATTGCAATGAAACCAAACCATAAAGAAAAAGCAGAATTGACTCCGGAACAAGAAGCCAAAAAAGCAGAACGCAAAGCAAATAAAAAGAACTAA
- a CDS encoding sulfatase family protein: protein MIKLRTLVFFFLSLGCFINAQEKKPNILWIVCEDISPTLSMYGDKTAKTPNLDKLATQSIIYQNAFATTGVCAPSRSAIITGMLPTSIGTMYMRTGNDVMSWGKRKYKEVATKGEGESKEAVLDLKGNTVREYSAVIPENIKCFTEYLRANGYYCTNNQKTDYQFAAPLSAWDENDPKAHWRNSPKGKPFFAVFNIGDTHESKLWLNNDLPLTVNPATVPVPPYFPDNEIARKDIARHYSNIEIMDKNVGFIIDELKKDGLYDNTIIFFYSDHGGPLPHQKREIYDYGLQAPLMIKGINQKNSQSSNRLISFTDLGPTVLSLANVKPPQDLDGKSFLGQYEVKPRKYVYGTSDRFDEFTDRIRSVRTEHYVYIKNYHPDFTKYKDVQYRKKVPLMVNMLELKAKNQLNDVQMAWFQTKEKEELYDVRKDPFSTNNLAAKPEYKAVLEELRLACSQQFDDKFDYAGLPESEMVSKMWPNNQQPKTEMPIYKIKDKTIALSCPTKGSSLSYIISDSKDEKYDLNSNWNLYTQPIQIASSKYIYVIANRIGFMDSEIKLIELQ, encoded by the coding sequence ATGATAAAATTAAGAACTCTTGTATTTTTCTTTTTAAGTTTAGGCTGTTTTATAAATGCCCAAGAAAAGAAACCCAATATTCTATGGATTGTTTGCGAAGATATTAGTCCAACACTTTCTATGTATGGTGACAAAACCGCCAAAACACCCAACTTAGATAAATTGGCAACCCAAAGTATAATCTACCAAAATGCTTTTGCTACAACAGGAGTTTGTGCGCCAAGTCGCTCTGCGATTATTACTGGAATGCTGCCAACCTCCATCGGAACAATGTATATGCGAACCGGTAACGATGTAATGTCTTGGGGAAAACGCAAGTATAAAGAGGTTGCCACCAAAGGGGAAGGGGAGAGCAAGGAAGCTGTTTTGGATTTAAAAGGAAATACAGTCCGAGAATATTCCGCTGTAATTCCGGAGAATATCAAATGTTTTACGGAATACCTAAGAGCGAACGGTTATTATTGCACCAACAATCAAAAGACAGATTACCAATTCGCAGCACCTCTTTCAGCCTGGGACGAAAATGATCCCAAAGCACACTGGCGAAACAGTCCAAAGGGAAAACCGTTTTTTGCTGTTTTTAATATTGGAGATACCCACGAAAGCAAACTTTGGTTAAACAATGATTTGCCATTAACGGTAAATCCAGCTACGGTTCCTGTTCCACCGTACTTTCCCGACAATGAAATTGCCAGAAAAGACATTGCTCGTCACTACAGCAATATCGAAATTATGGACAAAAATGTAGGGTTTATTATCGACGAATTAAAAAAAGACGGACTGTATGACAATACGATAATCTTTTTTTACAGCGACCATGGCGGTCCTTTACCGCATCAAAAACGTGAAATATATGATTACGGATTGCAAGCGCCTTTAATGATCAAAGGGATCAATCAAAAAAACAGTCAGAGTTCGAATCGACTGATTTCGTTCACCGATTTAGGGCCGACAGTCTTAAGTCTAGCCAATGTCAAACCTCCACAAGACCTAGACGGAAAATCGTTTTTAGGCCAATATGAAGTAAAGCCAAGGAAATACGTTTACGGAACTTCCGACCGTTTTGATGAATTTACAGACAGAATTCGATCAGTTCGAACGGAACACTATGTTTACATCAAAAATTATCATCCCGATTTCACCAAATACAAAGATGTACAGTATCGAAAAAAAGTGCCTTTGATGGTCAATATGCTCGAATTGAAAGCAAAGAATCAACTCAATGACGTACAAATGGCTTGGTTTCAAACCAAGGAAAAAGAGGAGTTATACGATGTACGAAAAGACCCTTTTAGCACGAATAATCTAGCGGCAAAACCTGAATACAAAGCTGTTTTAGAAGAATTGCGATTAGCCTGCAGTCAACAGTTTGACGATAAGTTTGATTATGCCGGACTTCCTGAAAGTGAAATGGTATCCAAAATGTGGCCCAATAACCAGCAACCTAAAACTGAGATGCCCATTTACAAAATTAAAGATAAGACGATTGCTCTTTCTTGCCCAACAAAAGGATCTTCCTTGTCTTATATTATTTCCGATTCAAAAGACGAAAAATATGATTTAAATAGTAATTGGAATCTCTATACCCAACCGATACAAATTGCATCAAGTAAGTATATTTATGTGATAGCCAACCGAATTGGATTTATGGATAGTGAAATTAAGCTAATCGAATTACAATAA
- a CDS encoding sulfatase gives MKHHFSIALSILVSVFSMFGCKTIPSPHERKPNVLLLYMDDLRPELGCYGKSMIKSPNIDAFAAKAIQFNNAYCNVPVCGASRASMLTGILPTKNIFVDFDTFVQKETPNAITLPQLFHQNGYTTISNGKVFHHLDDHIGDWDELWRPYAFDKNDKGLAPTDYWQTIWKDYQLPQNKAEYLKTGKGPAFENAEGNDSIYIDGLTANKVIKNLKMLQKSGKPFFLAAGFISTHLPFNSPKKYYDWYDRKTIKQPYNNYIPKNAPAISISNWPEMREYTNIPKSGQVTDATAIDLIHTYYATVSYADALLGKILDNLRSLDLDKNTIVVLVSDHGYNLQEHTQWAKFTNYNTSTQVPLIIYNPKSKSKSSTTNALTELVDIYPTLAELCGLPLPKNQLEGKSLVPILNDPKLNGKEHILIKRANGFTLKSTNYSYTEYINPKDNSTIANMLYDHQIDKDENNNVVNEPEYREIVKQLQKTLHTEYERNILGTETSK, from the coding sequence ATGAAGCATCATTTTTCTATCGCACTTTCGATTTTGGTTTCCGTGTTTTCGATGTTTGGATGCAAAACAATTCCTAGTCCTCACGAAAGAAAACCCAATGTTTTATTGTTGTATATGGATGATTTGAGACCCGAATTGGGTTGTTATGGAAAATCAATGATTAAATCACCTAATATTGATGCTTTTGCGGCTAAGGCCATTCAATTCAACAATGCGTACTGTAATGTTCCTGTTTGCGGTGCCTCACGAGCTAGTATGTTAACTGGTATTTTACCCACAAAGAACATTTTTGTAGATTTCGATACCTTTGTGCAAAAAGAAACTCCCAATGCCATAACACTGCCACAACTTTTTCATCAAAATGGATATACGACCATTTCCAACGGAAAAGTTTTTCATCATCTTGACGATCATATCGGAGATTGGGACGAATTGTGGCGGCCTTATGCTTTCGACAAAAATGATAAAGGCTTAGCACCAACAGATTATTGGCAAACCATCTGGAAAGATTATCAGTTGCCACAAAATAAAGCAGAATATTTAAAAACGGGAAAAGGGCCAGCCTTTGAAAATGCAGAAGGCAACGATTCAATATATATCGATGGTTTAACAGCGAATAAAGTCATCAAAAACCTTAAAATGCTACAAAAGTCAGGGAAACCATTTTTCTTGGCAGCCGGATTTATCAGTACCCATTTGCCTTTCAATTCTCCAAAAAAATATTATGATTGGTATGATAGAAAGACCATAAAGCAACCCTATAATAATTATATTCCGAAGAACGCGCCAGCCATTTCTATTAGCAATTGGCCAGAAATGAGAGAATATACCAATATTCCAAAATCAGGTCAAGTGACTGATGCTACTGCCATCGATTTGATTCATACGTATTATGCCACCGTGAGTTATGCCGACGCACTTCTAGGAAAAATATTGGACAATCTAAGAAGTCTTGACCTGGATAAAAATACAATTGTTGTATTGGTTTCAGACCACGGGTATAATTTACAAGAACATACACAATGGGCAAAATTTACCAATTATAACACTTCTACTCAAGTTCCTTTAATTATTTATAATCCAAAATCGAAGAGCAAGAGTTCAACCACCAATGCATTGACTGAACTCGTTGATATCTATCCAACTTTGGCTGAACTTTGTGGTTTGCCATTGCCCAAAAATCAGTTAGAAGGCAAAAGTTTAGTGCCCATTCTCAACGACCCCAAATTGAATGGCAAAGAACATATTCTGATAAAAAGAGCCAACGGATTTACATTAAAATCCACAAATTACAGTTACACAGAATATATCAATCCGAAAGACAATTCAACTATTGCCAATATGCTTTATGACCATCAAATAGATAAAGACGAAAATAACAATGTGGTGAATGAACCCGAATACCGCGAAATTGTTAAACAATTGCAGAAAACCTTGCATACTGAATATGAACGAAATATTCTTGGCACAGAAACATCAAAATAA
- a CDS encoding T9SS type A sorting domain-containing protein, which translates to MKKITLFLLMLSSSVGFAQLVTNSTFDTATTGWAYNAGTAGPAGGSIGYSATEGFTAPGAMVLVAGGSPNRVQTSPNVAPTFAGDYKITAKVKGTAGTTVTIQVFQGAPGSTTGSSAFTMTGGWDAIEFTKTGMVTSATAGVRIVAGSAGTFYIDDVYFTYQIPAGNTTLTTNVVGSGTVTKTPNQGSYLPTDMVTVSAINNTHWIFSNWSGDLSGTSPSANITMNSNKTVTANFVSDPSFDYSFDFLTDGNLEGWTLDPQITVSTHTGGLVTLAPTANQFARLNLLGFPIPTDPMAAKKCNKVTVVIKNGSATTNELAVVVGTIVSGITPITTNDAAYQTYEIDLTKNTAWTGDVTSFKLRFADSNNTANAGKPSDSGSIILDNIRFTYDGSLGLDAISKNNNSIALYPNPAKDVLNISSASKVISVDVYDSTGRLVLKSDNKSNDQINVSDLQSGIYIVRLKNADNSIEDKKLVITK; encoded by the coding sequence ATGAAAAAAATTACTTTATTTCTATTGATGCTTAGTTCATCAGTCGGGTTTGCACAATTGGTGACAAATTCAACTTTTGATACCGCCACAACTGGTTGGGCTTATAATGCAGGAACAGCTGGTCCCGCTGGAGGTTCGATAGGTTATTCCGCTACCGAAGGTTTTACAGCTCCCGGAGCAATGGTACTTGTAGCTGGAGGTTCCCCGAACAGAGTGCAGACTAGCCCAAATGTTGCTCCTACTTTTGCTGGAGATTATAAAATTACGGCCAAAGTAAAGGGAACTGCAGGTACAACGGTTACTATTCAAGTATTTCAAGGAGCACCAGGTTCAACTACTGGAAGTTCTGCTTTTACAATGACTGGTGGATGGGATGCCATTGAGTTTACCAAAACCGGAATGGTTACTAGTGCCACTGCTGGGGTTCGAATTGTTGCCGGAAGTGCAGGTACATTTTATATAGACGATGTGTATTTTACTTATCAAATTCCTGCTGGAAATACCACATTGACCACTAATGTTGTTGGGAGCGGAACCGTTACAAAAACGCCCAATCAAGGCAGTTATTTACCAACTGATATGGTAACTGTAAGCGCAATCAATAACACGCATTGGATTTTTTCTAATTGGTCTGGTGATTTATCAGGAACCTCTCCTTCGGCTAATATTACAATGAATTCCAATAAAACAGTAACTGCTAATTTTGTTTCCGACCCTTCTTTTGATTATAGCTTTGACTTTTTAACTGATGGAAATTTAGAAGGATGGACATTAGATCCACAAATTACTGTGTCAACTCATACAGGTGGTCTTGTTACTTTAGCGCCAACAGCCAACCAATTTGCGAGATTAAATTTGTTAGGTTTTCCTATTCCTACAGATCCTATGGCAGCAAAGAAATGCAATAAAGTAACCGTAGTTATAAAAAACGGTTCGGCTACTACAAACGAATTAGCTGTAGTTGTTGGAACAATAGTATCTGGAATAACCCCCATCACTACAAACGATGCTGCATATCAAACTTATGAAATAGACCTTACGAAAAACACAGCCTGGACAGGAGATGTTACAAGTTTCAAACTTCGATTTGCCGATTCAAACAATACTGCAAATGCAGGAAAACCTTCCGATTCTGGCTCGATTATTTTGGATAATATTCGATTTACTTATGATGGATCTCTTGGTTTAGATGCTATTAGCAAAAATAATAACTCGATAGCACTATATCCTAATCCCGCGAAAGATGTATTGAACATCAGTAGTGCATCTAAAGTAATTTCGGTAGATGTTTATGATAGCACTGGAAGACTGGTTTTGAAAAGCGACAACAAAAGTAACGACCAAATCAATGTTTCTGATTTACAATCAGGAATTTATATCGTAAGACTTAAAAATGCCGATAATTCTATTGAAGACAAAAAGTTGGTAATCACCAAATAG